Proteins found in one Mycoplasmopsis bovigenitalium genomic segment:
- a CDS encoding HAD-IIB family hydrolase, translating into MKNLVKKAKIYFLDLDGTFIDKVNGYETISEKNILTAKKVNLSKPVIFSTGRGNTEYTMNIAQQVGCEYVVCLNGALVVDKNNKEVYRKEMPKDIVLNVIEEFKKHNMCIYINGIKNMYHSGNFEGVLVKEWSKENPKFNYNDIDNNGPFSKLLVFGLSIEKTEELHKYLSKKYPELAFYLVSNGYTIEVGPNDANKGIANKFVCELLNIDPKDAMHIGDSANDMPTKYHLGYFVCMGSSQEHVKAIAHCVGPDYSNSGLSTVLEELEELK; encoded by the coding sequence ATGAAAAATTTAGTTAAAAAAGCTAAGATATATTTTTTAGATTTAGATGGAACATTTATTGATAAAGTAAATGGTTATGAAACAATTAGCGAAAAAAATATATTAACTGCTAAAAAAGTAAATTTATCTAAACCTGTTATTTTTTCAACTGGTAGAGGTAATACAGAATATACAATGAATATAGCACAACAAGTTGGTTGCGAATATGTTGTGTGTTTAAATGGGGCTCTTGTTGTTGATAAAAATAATAAAGAGGTTTATCGTAAGGAGATGCCTAAAGACATTGTTTTAAATGTTATTGAAGAATTCAAGAAACATAATATGTGTATATATATTAATGGCATAAAAAACATGTACCATAGCGGTAATTTTGAAGGCGTTCTAGTTAAAGAATGATCAAAAGAGAATCCTAAATTTAACTACAATGATATTGATAATAATGGTCCATTTTCAAAATTGCTTGTGTTTGGTTTAAGTATTGAAAAAACAGAAGAATTACACAAATATTTATCTAAAAAATACCCTGAGCTAGCTTTTTATTTGGTGTCGAATGGTTACACAATTGAAGTTGGTCCAAATGATGCTAACAAAGGGATTGCTAATAAATTTGTTTGCGAATTATTAAATATTGACCCAAAAGATGCAATGCATATTGGTGATTCAGCAAACGATATGCCAACAAAATATCATTTAGGTTATTTTGTTTGCATGGGAAGTTCACAAGAACATGTAAAAGCAATTGCTCATTGCGTTGGTCCTGACTATTCAAATTCTGGATTATCAACTGTTCTTGAAGAATTAGAAGAGCTTAAATAG
- the rpsP gene encoding 30S ribosomal protein S16 gives MVKIRLKRTGSKFNAQYKIVAADSRAPRDGRFIEALGQYNPHTKEFFVKEELVQKWVDNGAQLTQVVFDLFRKHGLNEKLQKNSKHAK, from the coding sequence ATGGTAAAAATCAGACTAAAAAGAACTGGTTCTAAATTTAATGCTCAATATAAAATAGTTGCTGCTGATTCACGTGCTCCACGTGATGGTAGATTTATTGAGGCTTTAGGACAATACAACCCTCACACAAAAGAATTCTTTGTTAAAGAAGAACTTGTACAAAAATGAGTAGACAATGGTGCTCAACTAACTCAAGTTGTTTTCGACTTATTCAGAAAACACGGTTTAAATGAAAAACTTCAAAAAAATTCAAAACACGCTAAATAA
- the trmD gene encoding tRNA (guanosine(37)-N1)-methyltransferase TrmD gives MKINFLTLFPNYFKPLTDESIIAKAIEKDLININIIDFRKFSKNKHNKVDDEIYGGGHGLLLQVEPIDLALDSLENRGGYKVLVTTQGRKFDQKIANELSTKSQITFIAGRYEGFDERVVELVDDEISIGDYVLTGGELPAMVMADSIIRLVPGVIRQESHQFDSFQDAGLLDYPQYTRPREYKGMKVPEVLLNGNHADIEKWKKDEQYKKTLKNRPDIIERINNEK, from the coding sequence ATGAAAATTAATTTTTTAACTCTTTTTCCAAATTATTTCAAACCGCTAACTGATGAATCGATCATTGCGAAAGCAATTGAAAAAGATCTAATCAACATTAATATTATTGATTTTAGGAAATTTAGTAAAAATAAACACAACAAAGTCGATGATGAAATTTATGGTGGAGGTCATGGGTTACTGTTACAAGTTGAGCCAATTGATTTAGCACTAGATTCGTTAGAAAATAGAGGTGGTTATAAAGTTTTAGTAACAACACAAGGACGCAAGTTTGATCAAAAAATCGCGAATGAATTATCAACAAAATCACAAATAACATTTATAGCAGGACGCTATGAAGGATTTGATGAAAGAGTTGTAGAACTTGTTGATGATGAAATATCAATTGGAGATTATGTTTTGACTGGTGGCGAACTTCCTGCAATGGTAATGGCAGATTCAATAATTAGACTAGTTCCAGGTGTAATTAGGCAAGAATCACACCAATTTGATTCATTTCAGGATGCAGGATTATTAGATTATCCGCAATACACTCGTCCTCGAGAATATAAAGGTATGAAAGTGCCAGAAGTTTTACTGAATGGCAATCATGCAGATATTGAAAAATGGAAAAAAGATGAGCAATATAAAAAAACATTAAAAAATAGACCCGACATAATTGAAAGGATCAATAATGAGAAATAG
- the rplS gene encoding 50S ribosomal protein L19, with protein MRNRLIELVEQSQLRKDHPDFRVGDNVKVYVRIREGEKERIQIFEGLVISRTESGTRENFTVRKISFGIGVERTFPLHSPFIAQIEVVRSNKVRRAKLNYIRERSGKSARLKEIKRNK; from the coding sequence ATGAGAAATAGATTAATTGAATTAGTAGAACAAAGTCAGCTACGTAAAGATCACCCAGATTTTAGAGTAGGTGACAACGTTAAAGTTTATGTTCGTATCCGTGAAGGTGAAAAAGAACGTATTCAAATTTTTGAAGGTTTAGTAATTTCAAGAACTGAATCAGGTACAAGAGAAAACTTTACAGTTAGAAAAATTTCATTTGGTATTGGGGTTGAAAGAACATTCCCATTACACTCACCATTTATAGCTCAAATTGAGGTTGTTCGTTCAAATAAAGTACGTCGTGCTAAACTAAACTACATTCGTGAAAGAAGTGGTAAATCAGCAAGACTTAAAGAAATCAAACGTAATAAATAA
- a CDS encoding MAGa3780 family membrane protein — protein MNFKRDNITFTSSLFIISTTLFSIFSVVIFYDPTFMDIYEELPTVFALFKGFGFTMFFTTISNIFLGITMMLLVIKKDSKVIKRLFFNAACLMAITSFVFWSLIIFWSAAWYNYPVAFMNVILHFINPIIGLLILYLFRKEVKIKVLDLFIPIFWFVVYYFIAILIYVATYGIFKNDTGVVIYSFLNFRKPLFYSGDNSIVIFVLNFVILLGNIYIPLLLTIILIKSYKIKLFKKTT, from the coding sequence ATGAATTTTAAAAGAGATAATATCACTTTTACATCATCATTATTCATAATTTCGACTACATTATTCTCAATTTTTTCTGTAGTTATTTTTTATGATCCAACTTTTATGGATATTTATGAAGAATTGCCAACAGTGTTTGCTTTATTCAAGGGATTTGGCTTTACAATGTTTTTCACAACAATAAGTAATATTTTTCTTGGTATTACAATGATGTTGTTAGTTATTAAGAAAGACTCAAAAGTTATTAAAAGATTATTTTTTAACGCGGCTTGTTTGATGGCTATTACTTCGTTTGTTTTCTGAAGTTTGATTATTTTTTGGTCTGCAGCTTGATACAACTATCCAGTCGCTTTTATGAATGTTATCCTGCATTTTATTAATCCAATAATTGGTCTTTTAATTCTTTATTTATTTAGAAAAGAAGTAAAAATTAAAGTATTAGACTTATTTATCCCAATATTTTGATTTGTAGTTTATTATTTCATTGCAATTTTAATCTATGTTGCAACATACGGCATTTTTAAAAATGATACAGGCGTTGTAATTTATAGTTTCTTAAATTTCCGTAAACCTTTATTTTACAGTGGTGATAATAGCATAGTTATTTTTGTATTAAATTTTGTTATTTTATTAGGCAATATTTATATTCCACTGTTACTAACTATAATATTGATTAAGTCTTATAAAATTAAATTGTTTAAAAAAACTACATAG
- a CDS encoding HinT-interacting membrane complex protein P80 produces the protein MAKRKETFFERLTRKNAQQEENQNPKSKKSRNWKFWTISSLLTLALAAGISAPLIAQSLNKNYEQPLPDNTPVFSYKTPGSNSNNEVKFYIKDLKSNKLADDANDPKKVLDNVFRHALFYLYNKEVEASKEYQRLWNSSRKEDDKQRNDIALKTIKELKEKHRGSLLDVKNLLIKTYGFDKWEQAFNEMLVKSFNGAKNIDEAVDFKVYESIRNDALRRFSLNTSFNINDIDRTATSDIFKLDKNGNLTNEILYKKGEKVFKFFQKDKNYFEMDQIKEKMTFMTNSFVTDDSYKSAEGFINHYLSKHNPFLISQFTLPGIAPSKKVDGQEPKWNFDKNAVKKLMFYWPAQGENNFKAIPAFDKIKENFKSYDELVAKAKENSSSTINQEIAEYSSVLAQLSLDEQEIKTNWGSTGLTSIDDLLVGGGDKTLKAFSQLSDLYTNNIPEVDLFKELQNIREKIISEFKLPNVDANNIKSQSKQEAQTEIGKFNKELQKIFDEASDVKKEGIYTEKFNELIVKPLVKLFENNGQIQTVYRLKDSKDVLIILTSKGITLINVKAIDKIKEYENKQKSEILKEMIKSDFLLSNKYKNSISGKKYNALQLINQSLTQQQYVLEKMLNEDEFLKYLKEQKNIYAFDENKKPIENAKYNDKDIEKIKQYNKNILIAEDVQRNFNLTKSVDNWMKDRAQGKYDSNFIYKDEKVFFPNSTKNKDKDASALVFEKLNELRKGIK, from the coding sequence ATGGCTAAAAGAAAAGAAACTTTTTTTGAGCGTTTAACTAGAAAAAATGCTCAACAAGAAGAAAATCAAAATCCCAAATCAAAAAAATCAAGAAATTGAAAATTTTGAACAATAAGTTCGCTTTTAACATTGGCTTTAGCAGCTGGTATTTCAGCGCCTTTAATTGCTCAAAGTTTGAATAAAAATTATGAACAACCACTTCCAGACAACACACCGGTATTTAGTTACAAAACACCTGGTTCAAACTCAAATAATGAAGTTAAATTCTACATCAAAGACCTTAAAAGCAACAAATTAGCAGATGACGCAAATGACCCTAAAAAAGTTCTAGACAATGTTTTTCGTCACGCGTTATTCTATCTTTACAATAAAGAAGTTGAAGCTTCAAAAGAATACCAAAGACTATGGAACTCTTCAAGAAAAGAAGATGATAAACAACGTAATGATATTGCTTTAAAAACAATTAAGGAACTAAAGGAAAAACACCGTGGTTCTTTATTAGATGTTAAAAACTTGTTAATTAAAACATATGGTTTTGATAAATGAGAACAAGCTTTCAATGAAATGCTTGTTAAATCGTTTAACGGCGCAAAAAATATTGATGAAGCAGTAGATTTTAAGGTTTATGAATCAATAAGAAATGATGCATTGCGTCGTTTCTCTTTAAACACATCATTTAACATTAATGATATTGATAGAACTGCAACAAGCGATATTTTCAAACTTGATAAAAACGGTAATTTAACCAATGAAATTCTGTACAAAAAAGGCGAAAAAGTATTTAAGTTTTTCCAAAAAGATAAAAACTACTTTGAAATGGATCAAATAAAAGAAAAAATGACTTTTATGACAAATAGTTTTGTTACTGATGATTCATATAAGAGTGCTGAAGGATTTATAAATCACTACTTAAGCAAACATAATCCATTCTTAATTAGTCAATTCACTCTACCAGGAATTGCTCCAAGTAAAAAAGTTGATGGTCAAGAACCAAAATGAAACTTTGATAAAAATGCTGTTAAAAAACTAATGTTTTATTGACCTGCTCAAGGTGAAAATAACTTCAAAGCAATTCCTGCTTTTGACAAAATCAAAGAAAACTTCAAATCATACGATGAACTTGTTGCAAAAGCTAAAGAAAATTCTTCATCAACAATAAATCAAGAAATTGCAGAATATAGTTCTGTTTTAGCCCAACTTTCTCTTGATGAACAAGAAATCAAAACAAATTGAGGTTCAACTGGTCTTACTTCAATTGATGATTTATTAGTTGGCGGTGGCGATAAAACACTTAAAGCCTTTTCTCAATTATCAGATTTGTATACAAACAATATCCCAGAAGTAGATTTATTTAAGGAATTACAAAATATAAGAGAAAAAATCATTTCTGAATTTAAATTACCAAATGTTGATGCCAATAATATTAAATCTCAATCAAAACAAGAAGCTCAAACTGAAATTGGAAAATTCAATAAAGAACTTCAAAAAATATTTGATGAAGCAAGCGACGTTAAAAAAGAGGGAATTTACACTGAAAAATTCAATGAACTTATTGTAAAACCACTTGTTAAATTATTTGAAAATAATGGCCAAATTCAAACAGTTTATAGATTAAAGGACAGTAAAGACGTTCTAATTATCCTAACTTCAAAAGGTATAACTCTAATTAATGTTAAAGCAATTGACAAGATAAAAGAATATGAAAATAAACAAAAATCTGAAATATTAAAAGAAATGATTAAGTCTGACTTTTTATTGAGCAACAAATATAAAAACTCAATATCAGGTAAAAAATACAATGCACTTCAGTTAATTAATCAATCATTAACACAACAACAATATGTTTTAGAAAAAATGTTAAATGAAGATGAATTTTTAAAATATCTAAAAGAACAAAAAAATATTTATGCTTTTGATGAGAACAAAAAACCAATTGAAAATGCAAAATATAACGATAAAGATATTGAAAAAATCAAACAATATAACAAAAATATTCTTATTGCAGAAGATGTTCAAAGAAACTTCAATTTAACCAAATCAGTTGATAATTGAATGAAAGATAGAGCACAAGGTAAATACGATAGCAACTTTATTTATAAAGATGAAAAAGTATTTTTCCCAAATTCAACAAAAAATAAAGATAAAGATGCTAGCGCTCTAGTTTTCGAAAAATTAAATGAATTAAGAAAGGGAATTAAATAA
- a CDS encoding HinT-interacting membrane complex lipoprotein P60 gives MKKINLAILSSSLVAIPFVSASCAKNVKTVEKIKQDNLIKADAAEQLKAKFTRATLLSLYKIKFNNSNNLDETYINEFKKEESDLFKDSEKAFKLYAKNKLDKDKYYFAQKVVDWTSSRILNNQEIETLKTIQPHSEITTEHFKVLWLNEKTGIRAELEKMLFVNKYFAINTKEELKKIDKNFKYTKNIKYELKNYLLAKYAVDKKYAQIWMKDAETKVDNDSFFTRGFPTIKDADTFNEFWKDSSQPKDQLKAEIEFISGNDDDKKLYGYKGFKSATTSYSLKWDYESLKNKKAKKDLYGYFDVNNNRLVNTEIEKGFVINPYKISTGEKTTPMVVYLNQIAPIAASQEVELPNSEDSKSTKSKVTLLSFDNTMYKDKLDILAFLFFLNDQTLYETAIKSFADLGYKIKINKTSIALREAAKSLVFVELV, from the coding sequence ATGAAAAAAATAAATTTAGCCATATTATCAAGTTCATTAGTTGCAATTCCTTTTGTTTCTGCTTCTTGTGCAAAAAATGTTAAAACTGTTGAAAAAATCAAACAAGATAATCTAATTAAAGCCGATGCTGCTGAACAATTAAAGGCAAAGTTTACAAGAGCAACTCTATTATCTTTATACAAAATTAAATTCAATAATTCAAATAATCTTGACGAAACATATATAAATGAATTTAAAAAAGAAGAATCGGACTTATTTAAAGATAGTGAAAAAGCATTCAAACTATATGCAAAAAATAAATTAGATAAAGATAAATATTATTTTGCACAAAAAGTTGTTGATTGAACGTCAAGCAGAATTTTAAATAATCAAGAAATCGAAACTCTAAAAACTATTCAACCTCATTCAGAAATAACAACAGAACATTTCAAAGTACTTTGATTGAATGAAAAAACTGGTATTAGAGCTGAACTTGAAAAAATGTTATTTGTAAATAAATATTTTGCAATTAACACAAAAGAAGAGTTAAAGAAAATTGACAAAAACTTTAAATATACAAAAAATATTAAATATGAGTTAAAAAATTACCTACTTGCTAAATACGCAGTTGATAAAAAATATGCTCAAATTTGAATGAAAGATGCTGAAACTAAAGTTGATAATGACTCATTTTTCACCCGCGGTTTTCCAACTATAAAAGATGCAGATACATTTAATGAATTTTGAAAAGATTCAAGTCAACCCAAAGACCAATTAAAAGCAGAAATTGAGTTTATTTCAGGCAATGATGATGATAAAAAACTATACGGTTACAAAGGTTTTAAATCAGCAACAACATCATATTCATTAAAATGAGATTATGAATCTCTTAAAAATAAAAAAGCTAAAAAAGACTTGTATGGATACTTTGATGTAAACAATAATAGATTAGTAAACACAGAAATTGAAAAAGGATTCGTTATTAATCCATACAAAATTTCAACAGGTGAAAAAACAACTCCTATGGTAGTTTATTTAAATCAAATTGCGCCAATTGCTGCATCTCAAGAAGTTGAACTTCCAAATTCAGAAGACTCAAAATCAACAAAATCAAAAGTTACATTATTATCTTTCGATAACACAATGTACAAAGATAAATTGGATATTTTAGCCTTTTTATTCTTCTTAAATGACCAAACTCTTTACGAAACAGCAATTAAGAGTTTTGCTGATTTAGGATACAAAATTAAAATTAATAAAACAAGTATTGCTTTAAGAGAAGCCGCTAAAAGCTTGGTATTTGTGGAGTTGGTATAA
- the hinT gene encoding histidine triad protein HinT: protein MDNVFLDIISGKLEANFIYKDDVCVAFYDKFPVSKGHFLVVPIERQRNITLESDETAAHLINVARKLAKQEVLDKGGQGFKILINTNAPEQSVFHTHVHVIPY from the coding sequence ATGGACAATGTTTTTTTAGATATTATAAGTGGCAAATTAGAAGCAAACTTCATATATAAAGACGATGTTTGTGTTGCTTTTTATGACAAATTTCCTGTTAGCAAAGGTCATTTTCTAGTAGTTCCAATTGAAAGACAAAGAAATATTACCCTTGAAAGCGATGAAACTGCAGCACACTTAATTAATGTTGCGCGTAAATTAGCTAAACAAGAAGTTTTAGATAAAGGCGGCCAAGGCTTCAAAATTTTAATTAATACAAATGCACCTGAACAATCAGTTTTTCACACACACGTTCACGTTATTCCATATTAA
- a CDS encoding MIP family Ig-specific serine endopeptidase: protein MKSNKKLLFSLILLTSFLPFSIVSCVQKGKNNDEVKKQELSIKIDAKINELNTLDKQTDEPKYSEVNAQIKVELAKHNNKSLKDLTVQELTRIFSDLTVFIATVNQKIKTINDLKPELGDQTNPDKGNDNSSQTPPTPPKEGYDNIPTLPTDKPELPVWPPTFPKIDNSSKHTYPEYANKFKKVDSNVLYNEIFDRTFALKFATKQANGSLISNDKGTGWLLDYHKYKSNPHKYKLFIATNLHVIGNFSNSLSDELNKKLNYEDPVKDKVVAVALGKAKTKPTQFSALPNNTANEEANKNQWIAKYYTNSNELVNYDKGEGVTDTVQSSAISEPKIVFAAYDFMKKESMQKYQAELQKSSEEWYKNLNNSNMIDEDYKKPMFDAYFKGDKHIGVMVDFAVFEVDVDLTSAPEELKEWVNNAVKGLDNYVDRLEKTDILPNQNKQISKYMLTTDYVSAAKNEKNENNLYNIENIFIGGYPFGHKHGMWVINNPIERNSENITSYHRSPVNAKTFALPADNHESKLEFGNNLGIYGNTWRKLMAQWYGYHHNINFSSLYYGASGSLVYNEFGQMIGIYDSVRANVNSGDLLQTGGFAPFIQSSDINGVTGDTLYAYNLIDGTDKSKFAHQSNSFRENLRIIYPNGFENGEKTTKLFDKGF from the coding sequence ATGAAATCAAACAAAAAACTATTATTTTCATTAATTTTATTGACATCATTTTTGCCTTTTTCAATTGTATCTTGTGTTCAAAAAGGCAAAAATAATGATGAAGTCAAAAAGCAAGAACTTTCAATTAAAATTGACGCAAAAATCAACGAACTAAATACACTTGATAAACAAACTGACGAACCAAAATATTCAGAAGTAAATGCACAAATCAAGGTTGAATTAGCAAAACACAACAACAAATCATTAAAAGACCTAACCGTTCAAGAATTAACTCGTATTTTTAGTGATTTAACTGTTTTTATTGCAACTGTAAATCAAAAAATTAAAACTATTAATGATTTAAAACCGGAATTAGGAGACCAAACTAACCCTGATAAAGGCAATGACAATAGTTCACAAACCCCACCTACCCCACCAAAAGAAGGATATGATAATATTCCAACCCTTCCAACTGACAAGCCTGAATTGCCTGTATGGCCACCTACTTTTCCTAAAATTGATAATAGCTCAAAACACACTTATCCAGAATATGCAAACAAATTTAAAAAAGTAGACTCGAATGTTCTATACAACGAAATATTTGATAGGACTTTTGCTTTGAAATTTGCCACAAAACAAGCAAATGGAAGCCTTATTTCAAATGACAAAGGTACTGGTTGATTACTGGATTATCACAAATACAAAAGTAATCCCCATAAATACAAATTATTTATTGCAACAAACTTACACGTTATAGGTAATTTTAGTAATTCTCTTTCTGATGAATTAAATAAGAAATTAAATTATGAAGACCCTGTTAAAGATAAAGTTGTTGCAGTAGCTTTAGGAAAAGCAAAAACCAAACCAACACAATTTTCGGCATTGCCAAATAACACCGCAAATGAAGAAGCAAATAAAAACCAATGAATTGCCAAATACTACACAAATTCGAATGAATTGGTAAATTATGATAAAGGGGAAGGTGTTACTGACACAGTGCAATCAAGTGCTATTTCTGAACCAAAAATTGTATTTGCCGCGTATGATTTTATGAAAAAGGAATCAATGCAAAAATATCAAGCAGAATTACAAAAAAGTTCTGAAGAATGATACAAAAACCTAAACAATAGCAACATGATTGATGAAGATTATAAAAAACCAATGTTTGATGCATATTTTAAAGGTGACAAACACATTGGAGTAATGGTTGATTTTGCAGTATTTGAGGTCGATGTAGATTTAACTTCCGCTCCTGAAGAATTGAAAGAATGAGTTAATAATGCAGTAAAAGGTCTTGACAACTACGTTGATAGATTGGAAAAAACAGATATTTTACCTAATCAAAATAAACAAATTTCCAAATACATGCTTACAACAGATTATGTTTCTGCTGCTAAAAATGAAAAAAATGAGAATAATTTATACAATATTGAAAACATTTTTATTGGCGGATATCCATTTGGTCATAAACATGGAATGTGAGTTATTAATAATCCAATCGAAAGAAATTCAGAAAATATAACTTCATATCATCGTAGCCCAGTGAATGCAAAAACTTTTGCATTACCTGCCGATAATCATGAAAGTAAATTAGAATTCGGTAATAATTTAGGAATATACGGCAATACTTGAAGAAAATTAATGGCTCAATGATATGGATATCACCACAATATTAATTTTTCTTCACTATATTATGGTGCTTCAGGTTCTTTAGTTTACAATGAATTTGGTCAAATGATTGGTATTTATGACTCAGTTAGAGCAAATGTTAATTCTGGTGACCTATTGCAAACTGGTGGTTTCGCACCATTTATTCAATCAAGTGATATTAATGGAGTTACTGGTGATACACTATATGCTTATAATTTAATTGATGGCACTGATAAATCAAAATTTGCGCACCAATCTAATTCATTTAGAGAAAATCTACGAATAATTTATCCAAATGGATTTGAAAATGGCGAAAAAACAACCAAATTGTTTGACAAAGGCTTTTAG
- a CDS encoding M17 family metallopeptidase produces MLIKKINTKRSNEVLLQATFKGEATKTHLVEKNNAITEYLSENLALVYLGEKDKLTFESLVKFFGSLSINLARNYQFDVKSFTTENLNEARVLQAYIRGVSFEKAELFNLKEKKQKTEFELEPFLVEIDQNTEKSIEKELILSEATNYARNLQVTPPNILNSEALAKTIAEDFKQYSNLKVTVLNKKEIEKLEMGLLLSVNRGSMYEARVVVIEYNGDPESKEKTVLVGKGITFDSGGYSLKPSRSMLGMKFDMSGSVIVASTLKAIAQLKPKKNFAAVMCITDNRVNGDASLPDSVWKSMNGKTVEINNTDAEGRLVLADGITYAVRNLKATRVVDVATLTGAIVVALGHTYSGVWATSENAWEQLSKAAQNANELVWRMPFDEAFGSNIKKSQVADLKNTDLSGNAGSCSAAMFLKEFTEDVEFIHIDIAGTAEINEIPYGPMVKTLTELSLI; encoded by the coding sequence ATGCTAATTAAAAAAATAAATACTAAAAGATCAAATGAAGTCTTATTGCAAGCTACTTTTAAAGGGGAAGCAACAAAAACTCATTTGGTTGAAAAAAATAATGCAATTACAGAATATTTATCTGAAAATCTTGCCCTAGTTTATTTAGGCGAAAAAGATAAGTTAACTTTCGAATCATTGGTTAAATTTTTTGGATCACTTTCAATTAATTTAGCTCGTAATTACCAATTCGATGTTAAATCATTTACAACTGAAAACTTAAATGAAGCAAGAGTTTTACAAGCCTACATTCGTGGAGTTTCATTCGAAAAAGCTGAATTATTTAATCTAAAAGAGAAAAAACAAAAAACAGAATTTGAGCTTGAACCATTCCTTGTTGAAATTGACCAAAATACTGAAAAATCAATTGAAAAAGAATTAATTTTATCTGAAGCTACTAACTATGCAAGAAACTTACAAGTTACCCCACCTAACATTTTAAACTCAGAAGCACTTGCTAAAACTATTGCCGAAGATTTCAAACAATATTCAAACCTTAAAGTAACAGTTCTAAACAAAAAAGAAATTGAAAAACTTGAAATGGGTCTATTACTATCTGTAAATAGAGGTTCAATGTATGAAGCTAGAGTTGTTGTTATTGAATACAATGGCGATCCAGAATCAAAAGAAAAAACCGTGTTAGTTGGTAAGGGTATTACTTTTGACTCAGGTGGTTATTCTCTTAAACCTTCTCGTTCAATGTTGGGTATGAAATTTGACATGTCAGGGTCAGTTATTGTTGCTTCAACACTAAAAGCTATTGCACAATTAAAACCTAAGAAAAACTTTGCGGCTGTAATGTGCATTACAGATAACAGAGTTAATGGCGATGCATCATTACCAGATTCAGTTTGAAAATCAATGAATGGTAAAACAGTTGAAATCAACAACACTGATGCTGAAGGTAGACTAGTATTAGCGGATGGTATAACATACGCTGTTCGTAATCTAAAAGCAACAAGAGTCGTTGACGTTGCCACTTTAACTGGAGCAATCGTTGTTGCATTAGGCCACACTTACTCAGGTGTTTGAGCAACAAGTGAAAATGCTTGAGAGCAATTAAGTAAAGCGGCACAAAATGCAAATGAACTTGTTTGAAGAATGCCATTTGATGAAGCATTTGGTTCAAACATCAAAAAATCACAAGTTGCAGATCTAAAAAACACTGATTTATCAGGAAATGCCGGTTCTTGTTCTGCTGCAATGTTTTTAAAAGAATTTACAGAAGATGTTGAATTCATTCACATTGATATAGCTGGAACAGCGGAAATTAATGAAATTCCATATGGTCCAATGGTTAAAACATTAACTGAACTATCATTAATTTAA